GGGATTGTGAAGACAAGGCAATATGGCTCTATTCAAAGTTGATAAAAGAGGGTTTTATAGATGTAAGATTGGTCATAGGCAAATATCGAGAGTCCAGTCCTTATCTACATGCTTGGGTCGTTTGGTATCAGGAAGATAAGATATTTATTTTAGATCCAACCAAAAACAGAAATATCTGGGAGCTAAGGGATTACCCTGCGGGTTATTATCAACCCTACTATTCCTATTACAAGAATAAAAAGTGGCGTCACAAAGTAATTGAAAAATAGAAGAATAATCCCAATTTCAATATTGATTGTTCTATACCTTGTTATTCTATTAATTTATAACATTGTTACATATTAAATATAATAATATAATAATATAATAAAAAAATAAAAAAAATATTATTTTTTTCTTGACAGTATATTTTTTTTATTTGAAAATCAATTTCTTAATTTAGAATATCTTTATAATATCTTAAGGAGTTACAATGAAAGTGAAAAATTATCTTCACGTCTCTACTTTCCTTATCACCATACTTTTTTTCCTCACTTTTTTCTTTATTCCATCTTCTTATGCTCAACAGCCAGAAAAATTAGCCAATATAACAATCTTTGAGGGCGATGTCTTTGTTAAGAGCAAAGTATCTGAGCCTAAGGAAAAGTGGGCTAAGTTAAAGAAGGCTCCTCACATATTATATAACGGTGATGAGGTAAAAACAGAGAAGGGGACAGCAGAGATAGAGTTTTTGGATGGAAGTATTGTTAAGATAGCTGAGAAGACGAGTATTGCGATAGATGAGAGTTTAAAAAAGAGAAAGTCTTTAGGGATATGGCTTGACATATACAAAGGCAGGACGATAAAGGTATTTTTTGGTAAGTTATGGGCTGAAATTAAGCCGAGCAAAGAGAAAAAAACGGAGTTTGAGTCACCCACTGTGGTAGCAGGTGTAAGATCGACGACCCTTTCCTTTAGTTTTGATCCTGCAACAAGACACACAACAGTCACGGCACCTGCAGGATCGATATTAGATGTAAGTGATATAGACGGTGTTACACGAATAACGTTTGTGGATGGCGCGATAGATATTGCTGTTAACCCTGAGACAAGTGAAATAACTTTTACTGTTATATCTGGAAGCCACACCATACTAGCTACGTGTGGTACGGAAGTTCAAGTTGATGCAGGAGATTGTGTAGGTATCATTTATGATGCAGCGATAAAGACTACTACCATTAATGTTACATGTGGTACGGTTACGGTAATAGATCCTCAAGGCCAGAGACAGGATTTAACTGCGGGAGAAACAACAACAACGACCTGTGCATTGCCTCCAGGTGAGCCTCCTCCAGGGCTGCCTCTAATTGATACAGGTGAGCCGCCAGAGAGATTGAAGACTAAAGACGTACCAGCAAGCCCTTCTGGTGGTGAGAGTAATGGCAAAAAAGATGATGTATTATAAGAACTATATCATTTAAATTTCTTAACGAATAATAAAGGGATTAATGAAAGCTAATAAGAGAAAAGGGATATTAAGTTTTATCTTCTTTTGTTTTGTAATAATATCCCTCATATTTTTTATGAGCTCATCTGCTTTGGCTCAGCAAAGAGAGCGAGCTGGAGTAGAGCCCCGAATCAAGATTGGCTCCCTTGAAATACATCCCAGCTTAGAAGTTGAACAGGTCTATGATGATAATATATTCTTAGAATCAACAAATGAGCAACATGATTTAATTACTCTGACAAGGCCTGGTATTCGGTTTTTTCTTCCAATAACGGGGGATCATTATCTTGACCTTGATTATTTGGCAGAGCTTTCTGTATTTTCTGATAACAGCCAGGAAAATTATCAAAATCAAACTTTATACGCAGGGGGAAATCTTAACTTTCCCGGTGGTCTTTATTTTATGGTAAGGGACATATACAGAGATACAACAGACCCATCTTCAAGTGCAGAGCAGAGCGATTTAGACCCAAGAACGCGAAAGAAACTCAACACAGCCCTCTCCACTCTCGGTTATAAGCTGGGTGAGAAAAGCAGGGCAGAATTAGGTTTTTCTTATTATACAATAGACTACGAAGATCCCGCTAATGACAGGCTTGACAGGAGCGAAGTAGCAGGGAGGGGAACCTACTTTTATAAATTCTGGCCAAAGACAACTGCCCTTTTTGAGTTTGTGCATAGCTCGAATATGTTTGATCAGCTTGCGAAAACAGACCCACAGGACGATTCAAAGGCCTATGAATTTAATACGGGTCTTCGTTTTAACACGGATGCAAAGCTGAGGGGAGATATAAGAGTTGGATACGAGAAGAGGGATTTTGAGACTATAGGTGATGATGACAATTTCGTCTTTGATGCTGAACTGACTTGGCTTGCAACCCCAAAGTTTACAGGAAGAATCTCATTTTCACGCAGCACAGAAAATGCTGAATCGAGCACTGATGAGTTTTATAGACATAATCAAGTTAGCGTAGGGGCCACACACAGATTTACAAATAAGCTTTATGGTTCCATTGATTTTACCTATTATAAAGATGACTATAATACTGACAGAGAAGATGAAAACACAAAAGAGATTGTAGAGGCAGGGTATTATTTCAAGGAGTGGTTGAGAGTTTTTGTAAGATACGAAAGAGAGGACCTTGACTCTACAATTGATTTAAATGACTATGAAGATAACAGGGTTTCTTTTGGCATAGCCATGACTTACTGAAAAAACTGATAGTTTTCTTTAAAGCTTTAAGATTTAATTCAGCTTAATATTTTTCTAAATTTATGATAAAATAATTAAAGCGAAAAATAAAATGTTTTTGATTAAATCTCTTTTAATCAAAGGTAACAATGATAAATATAACAAAGACATCTCACTTCCTCAAACCTATCTTCATAAATATCCTCGTATTACTAATTTTTTTACTCTTTAATTCTTCATCTGCATACCCTCAAGAAGAAGAATATACTGTTGGTGGAAAAGACTTGCTGGATATTATGGTCTTTGAAGAAAGTGACCTTTCAAAAAGAGTGAGGATTAGTGAAGATGGTTATATTACCTTTCCCCTTTTAGGTCAGGTTAAGGTCGGTGGCCTAACCGCTTCCCAGATTGAAAAGAAGTTAGCAAAATTATTGGAAGACGGTTACCTTGTCAATCCCCAAGTTTCGGTAATGGTTAAGTACTTTGAAAGCAGGAAGGTATCTGTCTTGGGTTGTGTAGAAAAACCCGGCACATATAGCCTGATCGCTAAAACGACCATTCTTGAGGCCATATCTAAAGCAGGCGGGCTTGATATGGAGGAGAAATTTACAAATGTTGTCTTAATTAGGCCAAATCCAAAAGGAGCTAATAGTGAAATGACAACCATAACCATAAATTTAAATAAACTACTTAAAGGTAAAAATACATCGTTAAATATTGAGGTTAAAAATAAAGATACAATTATCATACCTAGGTTTGATACAGTATTTGTTTTCGGTCAGGTAAGAAACCCAGGGGCTGTTGTTATGGAAAAAGATATAACGATTGTTGAAGCAATCGCCCTAGCGGGTGGATTCACAAGATTGGCATCTGAGAACCGCACAAGGGTGATTAGGGTTGTAGATGGGAAGTTAACAAAAATC
This region of Nitrospinota bacterium genomic DNA includes:
- a CDS encoding polysaccharide biosynthesis/export family protein, yielding MINITKTSHFLKPIFINILVLLIFLLFNSSSAYPQEEEYTVGGKDLLDIMVFEESDLSKRVRISEDGYITFPLLGQVKVGGLTASQIEKKLAKLLEDGYLVNPQVSVMVKYFESRKVSVLGCVEKPGTYSLIAKTTILEAISKAGGLDMEEKFTNVVLIRPNPKGANSEMTTITINLNKLLKGKNTSLNIEVKNKDTIIIPRFDTVFVFGQVRNPGAVVMEKDITIVEAIALAGGFTRLASENRTRVIRVVDGKLTKITVKMADVKKGDSSKNIILKPEDIVVVPERFF
- a CDS encoding outer membrane beta-barrel protein, whose product is MKANKRKGILSFIFFCFVIISLIFFMSSSALAQQRERAGVEPRIKIGSLEIHPSLEVEQVYDDNIFLESTNEQHDLITLTRPGIRFFLPITGDHYLDLDYLAELSVFSDNSQENYQNQTLYAGGNLNFPGGLYFMVRDIYRDTTDPSSSAEQSDLDPRTRKKLNTALSTLGYKLGEKSRAELGFSYYTIDYEDPANDRLDRSEVAGRGTYFYKFWPKTTALFEFVHSSNMFDQLAKTDPQDDSKAYEFNTGLRFNTDAKLRGDIRVGYEKRDFETIGDDDNFVFDAELTWLATPKFTGRISFSRSTENAESSTDEFYRHNQVSVGATHRFTNKLYGSIDFTYYKDDYNTDREDENTKEIVEAGYYFKEWLRVFVRYEREDLDSTIDLNDYEDNRVSFGIAMTY
- a CDS encoding FecR domain-containing protein, translated to MKVKNYLHVSTFLITILFFLTFFFIPSSYAQQPEKLANITIFEGDVFVKSKVSEPKEKWAKLKKAPHILYNGDEVKTEKGTAEIEFLDGSIVKIAEKTSIAIDESLKKRKSLGIWLDIYKGRTIKVFFGKLWAEIKPSKEKKTEFESPTVVAGVRSTTLSFSFDPATRHTTVTAPAGSILDVSDIDGVTRITFVDGAIDIAVNPETSEITFTVISGSHTILATCGTEVQVDAGDCVGIIYDAAIKTTTINVTCGTVTVIDPQGQRQDLTAGETTTTTCALPPGEPPPGLPLIDTGEPPERLKTKDVPASPSGGESNGKKDDVL